Proteins from a single region of Arctopsyche grandis isolate Sample6627 chromosome 1, ASM5162203v2, whole genome shotgun sequence:
- the LOC143909589 gene encoding uncharacterized protein LOC143909589, with protein MICKAFLLCALVAVSQAQLGGYGHGHGHAVSSQSIVRHETPIQHHKQPVLLAIQSHHAPIHSAPKGHAVSSQSFVSHHTPVHHAPIHHAPIHHIPIHHAPIHHAPILHVPVHHAPVHHAPIHKHVEEYAHPAYKFEYSVHDDHTKDIKSQSESRDGDVVHGHYSLLQPDGHIRNVNYHADKHSGFNAEVTYTHAGHQGHGHQGYN; from the exons ATGATCTGCAAG GCATTTCTTTTGTGCGCCCTTGTGGCAGTAAGCCAAGCACAACTTGGCGGCTATGGTCATGGTCATGGTCATGCCGTATCGTCCCAAAGTATCGTCAGACATGAAACTCCAATTCAGCACCATAAACAACCTGTACTGTTGGCTATACAATCTCACCATGCACCAATCCATTCGGCACCTAAAGGACATGCTGTATCATCTCAATCTTTCGTCAGCCACCACACTCCAGTTCATCATGCTCCCATCCACCATGCTCCCATCCACCATATTCCCATTCATCACGCTCCGATCCACCATGCTCCAATCCTTCACGTCCCAGTCCACCATGCTCCTGTTCATCATGCTCCAATCCACAAACATGTTGAAGAATAT gctcATCCCGCTTACAAATTCGAGTACAGCGTGCACGATGACCATACCAAGGATATCAAGAGCCAGTCCGAAAGCCGTGATGGTGATGTAGTCCATGGACATTATTCCCTCCTCCAACCCGATGGTCACATCAGAAACGTCAACTACCATGCCGATAAGCACAGcgg ATTCAACGCTGAAGTGACTTACACTCATGCTGGACATCAGGGTCATGGTCATCAGGGTTACAACTGA
- the LOC143909582 gene encoding uncharacterized protein LOC143909582, whose product MICKVIFLYALVAVSQAQLGGYGHGHGHAVSSQSIVRHDHAPIHHAPIHHAPIHHAPIHHIPIHHAPIHHAPILHVPVHHAPIHKHVEEYAHPAYKFEYSVHDDHTKDIKSQSESRDGDVVQGHYSLLQPDGHIRNVNYHADKHSGFNAEVTYTHPGHQGHGHQGYN is encoded by the exons ATGATCTGCAAG GTAATTTTCTTATACGCCCTTGTGGCAGTAAGCCAAGCACAACTTGGTGGTTATGGTCATGGTCATGGTCATGCTGTGTCGTCTCAGAGCATCGTTAGACATG ATCATGCTCCGATACACCATGCTCCCATCCACCATGCTCCCATCCACCATGCTCCCATCCACCATATTCCCATCCATCACGCTCCGATCCACCATGCTCCAATCCTTCACGTCCCAGTCCACCATGCTCCAATCCACAAACATGTTGAAGAATAT GCTCATCCCGCTTACAAATTCGAGTACAGCGTGCACGATGACCATACCAAGGATATCAAGAGCCAGTCCGAAAGCCGTGATGGCGATGTAGTCCAAGGACACTATTCTCTCCTCCAACCTGATGGTCACATCAGAAACGTTAACTACCATGCCGATAAGCACAGCgg ATTCAACGCTGAAGTGACTTACACTCATCCTGGACATCAGGGTCATGGTCACCAGGGTTACAACTGA